A stretch of Candidatus Sphingomonas phytovorans DNA encodes these proteins:
- a CDS encoding GntR family transcriptional regulator — translation MNAGHTSERVYDALKERLLSGSVPPGERLEPAAYADALGSSATPVRDALHRLAGEHLVEMRLAEGFFLPRVTESGLRSLYLWNLEIVRIALRQGRRGTSTHPPARPDQDHAATARALFSRIAVVSGNSEIVRAIDAANDRLATARIAESHILPQDRQDLGALQSALRQDDRTSAARQILLYHRIRIGVVPQIVQALHGLS, via the coding sequence ATGAATGCCGGTCATACCTCCGAGCGCGTCTATGATGCGCTGAAGGAGCGCCTGCTCTCGGGCAGCGTGCCGCCCGGCGAACGCCTCGAGCCGGCGGCCTATGCCGATGCGCTGGGCAGCAGCGCGACGCCGGTACGCGACGCGCTGCACCGGCTGGCAGGCGAGCATCTGGTCGAGATGCGGCTCGCCGAGGGGTTCTTCCTGCCGCGGGTGACCGAATCGGGGCTGCGCAGCCTCTATCTGTGGAATCTGGAGATAGTGCGTATCGCCCTGCGCCAGGGACGCCGCGGCACGAGCACGCATCCGCCGGCGCGCCCGGACCAGGACCATGCCGCGACCGCCCGCGCGTTGTTCAGCAGGATCGCGGTCGTGTCGGGCAATAGCGAGATCGTCCGCGCGATCGACGCCGCAAACGACCGGCTGGCGACGGCGAGGATCGCGGAATCGCATATCCTGCCACAGGACCGGCAAGACCTTGGCGCCCTCCAGTCGGCACTCCGTCAAGACGACAGGACATCGGCCGCGCGACAGATCCTCCTGTATCACCGTATCCGCATCGGCGTCGTTCCACAGATAGTCCAGGCCCTGCACGGCCTTTCCTGA
- a CDS encoding benenodin family lasso peptide, with protein sequence MERDPHTELIDLGAASTETQGPPDNQIELSAFTRVVGISDDD encoded by the coding sequence ATGGAACGCGATCCTCATACCGAGCTGATCGACCTTGGTGCGGCCAGCACCGAGACCCAGGGGCCGCCCGACAATCAGATCGAGCTCAGCGCCTTCACGCGTGTGGTCGGCATCAGCGACGACGACTGA